One genomic segment of Ricinus communis isolate WT05 ecotype wild-type chromosome 3, ASM1957865v1, whole genome shotgun sequence includes these proteins:
- the LOC8278618 gene encoding probable clathrin assembly protein At4g32285, with the protein MAPSTIRKAIGTVKDQTSIGIAKVASNMAPELEVAIVKATSHDDDPANEKYIREILNLTSCSRGYIHACVAAVSKRLGKTRDWIVALKALMLVHRLLNEADPLFQEEILYATRRGTRVLNMSDFRDEAHSSSWDHSAFVRTYAMYLDQRLELILFDRKGKVGGGGSSHGGGGSAHGYEIERYGGGSRGDFRSPPPRSYEYNDYGDYRGGDQGYGGNYGMTRRSRSFGDMSEAVPKEDRKAVTPLREMKVERIFGKMAHLQRLLDRFLACRPTGLAKNSRMVLIALYPVVKESFQLYADICEVLAVLLDKFFDMEYPDCGKAFDAYASAAKQIDELIMFYNWCKDTGVSRSSEYPDVQKITSKLLETLEEFVRDRAKRPKSPERKELEPPPVAQEEEPVPDMNEIKALPPPEDYTPPPPAEPEPPKPPQPQVTGDLVNLRDDAVSADDQGNRFALALFAGPPANNGNGSWEAFPSNGDPQVTSAWQTPAAEPGKADWELALVESASNLSKQKAALGGGLDPLLLNGMYDQGMVRQHVSTAQLSGGSASSVALPAAGKSAAPVLALPAPDGTVETVNQDPFAASLSIPPPSYVQMADMEKKQQLLVQEQVVWQQYAKDGMQGQTSLAKINGTGYYNAGPMPMTPYGTPPLNGMGPMPGYYYTPY; encoded by the coding sequence ATGGCACCGAGCACAATCAGGAAGGCGATCGGCACCGTTAAGGATCAAACCAGCATCGGAATAGCGAAAGTGGCAAGCAACATGGCACCAGAGCTAGAAGTTGCAATAGTAAAAGCGACAAGCCACGACGATGATCCTGCAAACGAGAAGTACATAAGAGAGATCTTAAACTTAACATCCTGTTCACGTGGATATATACACGCCTGTGTTGCAGCAGTTTCGAAGCGTCTTGGGAAGACAAGAGACTGGATTGTAGCGCTGAAAGCGTTAATGCTTGTTCATAGGTTGTTAAATGAAGCGGATCCGCTGTTTCAGGAAGAGATCTTATACGCTACAAGGAGAGGGACGAGGGTACTGAACATGTCTGATTTTAGAGATGAAGCGCATTCCAGTTCCTGGGATCATTCGGCTTTTGTTAGAACTTATGCTATGTATTTGGATCAGAGACttgaattgattttatttgacCGTAAAGGAAAAGTAGGCGGCGGCGGCAGTAGTCACGGCGGTGGTGGCAGTGCGCATGGGTATGAAATTGAAAGATATGGAGGAGGTAGCAGAGGTGATTTTAGGTCACCGCCCCCTAGATCTTATGAGTATAATGATTATGGAGATTATAGAGGCGGTGATCAAGGATATGGAGGTAATTATGGAATGACAAGAAGGTCTAGGTCGTTTGGCGACATGAGCGAAGCCGTCCCAAAAGAGGATAGAAAAGCAGTGACGCCATTGAGGGAAATGAAAGTTGAGAGGATATTTGGAAAAATGGCACATTTGCAAAGGTTGCTGGATAGGTTCTTGGCATGTCGGCCAACGGGGTTAGCTAAGAACAGTAGGATGGTTTTGATTGCGCTTTATCCTGTTGTGAAAGAGAGTTTTCAGTTGTATGCTGACATATGTGAGGTTTTGGCTGTTTTGCTTGATAAATTCTTTGATATGGAGTATCCTGATTGCGGTAAGGCTTTTGATGCTTATGCTAGTGCTGCCAAACAGATTGATGAgttaattatgttttataaTTGGTGCAAGGATACTGGTGTGTCTAGATCATCCGAGTATCCGGATGTGCAGAAAATTACCAGTAAATTGTTGGAGACTTTAGAGGAGTTTGTGAGGGATAGAGCTAAACGGCCTAAGAGTCCGGAGAGGAAAGAATTAGAGCCTCCTCCTGTTGCTCAGGAGGAAGAGCCTGTACCTGATATGAATGAGATTAAAGCATTGCCTCCTCCAGAGGATTATACTCCTCCTCCACCTGCTGAGCCGGAGCCGCCTAAGCCTCCACAACCACAGGTTACTGGTGATTTGGTGAATTTGAGAGATGATGCTGTCTCTGCTGATGATCAAGGGAATAGGTTTGCTTTGGCTTTGTTTGCTGGACCACCTGCTAATAATGGAAATGGATCCTGGGAAGCTTTCCCATCTAATGGAGACCCTCAAGTGACCTCCGCTTGGCAGACCCCAGCTGCGGAGCCAGGCAAGGCAGATTGGGAATTGGCATTGGTCGAGTCAGCTAGCAATTTATCGAAGCAAAAGGCAGCTTTGGGTGGTGGGTTGGATCCATTGTTGTTAAATGGAATGTATGATCAAGGAATGGTGAGGCAACATGTTAGCACTGCACAACTGAGTGGAGGTAGTGCTAGCAGTGTGGCATTGCCAGCAGCAGGGAAGAGCGCAGCTCCTGTTTTGGCTCTCCCGGCTCCAGATGGAACAGTTGAAACAGTTAATCAGGATCCGTTTGCTGCTTCATTGAGTATTCCACCTCCTTCATATGTGCAGATGGCTGATATGGAGAAGAAACAACAGTTGCTTGTGCAGGAGCAGGTAGTATGGCAGCAGTATGCCAAGGATGGAATGCAAGGTCAAACTAGTTTGGCCAAGATCAATGGCACTGGATACTATAATGCAGGGCCTATGCCAATGACGCCTTATGGAACGCCACCACTCAATGGAATGGGGCCAATGCCCGGGTATTACTACACTCCTTACTGA
- the LOC8259446 gene encoding uncharacterized protein LOC8259446, translated as MPRPGPRPYECVRRAWHSDRHQPVRGSLIQEIFRVVNEVHSPATKKNKEWQEKLPVVVLKAEEIMYSKANSEAEYMDLKTLWERVNDVINTIVRRDESTETGDLLLPCIEAALNLGCTPRRTSRSQRNCNPRCYLTPGTQEPNTLPPAMPTHTTSLQCIPNYLDLIKPAIVNSTHLGSELQNLVCQNISVTSNKFLLATDNGCLSNYNQSFPMENYPMSSLYSVYPLCYGLIPVSSTLEPGKVGVEQNLFSFGDGDDAAVKFNQPDPQSPLNQHETGCDLSLRLGSLSAAPLPSDKNRQLQDFEDNGHGSFQEGIKFKTQMQHTDDELHFVTRLNTDNSLDSCSSKLSEHASVNGIIKKRKADFGLPVDDQACCWWLKLPCNDLTGKKKSGGL; from the exons ATGCCTAGACCAGGCCCTAGACCTTATGAATGTGTTAGAAGAGCTTGGCATAGTGATAGACACCAGCCCGTTAGGGGTTctcttattcaagaaattTTCAG AGTTGTTAATGAGGTTCACAGCCCTGCTACTAAGAAGAACAAGGAGTGGCAAGAGAAACTTCCTGTTGTCGTCTTGAAAGCAGAAGAAATTATGTACTCCAAAGCCAATTCTGAG GCTGAATATATGGACCTTAAAACTCTTTGGGAGAGAGTAAATGATGTTATTAATACAATCGTTCGACGAGACGAGAGTACTGAAACTGGAGATCTTCTTCTACCCTGCATTGAAG CTGCTCTTAATTTGGGATGCACTCCGAGAAGAACCTCAAGGAGCCAGCGAAATTGTAATCCTAGGTGCTACCTCACTCCTGGCACTCAAGAACCCAACACTCTCCCTCCCGCCATGCCAACTCATACAACTAGTCTACAGTGCATACCTAACTATTTGGACTTGATAAAACCCGCAATCGTGAATTCAACCCATTTGGGATCTGAATTGCAAAACCTTGTTTGCCAGAATATCAGTGTCACATCTAACAAATTTCTCTTGGCAACTGATAATGGTTGTTTATCTAACTATAACCAATCCTTTCCAATGGAGAATTATCCTATGTCAAGCTTGTACTCAGTTTACCCGTTGTGCTATGGGCTTATCCCTGTTTCTAGCACCTTAGAACCTGGTAAGGTGGGTGTTGAGCAAAATCTGTTCTCCTTCGGTGACGGTGACGATGCTGCTGTTAAGTTCAATCAACCTGATCCCCAGAGTCCATTAAACCAGCATGAAACTGGATGTGATCTATCATTGCGTTTGGGCTCTCTATCTGCTGCTCCTTTGCCAAGTGATAAAAACAGACAGCTCCAGGATTTTGAAGATAATGGTCATGGTTCTTTCCAAGAGGGGATCAAGTTCAAGACTCAGATGCAGCATACAGATGATGAGTTACATTTCGTCACTAGGTTGAATACAGATAACTCATTAGATTCTTGTTCAAGCAAATTGAGTGAACACGCTAGTGTAAATGGGATCATAAAAAAGCGCAAGGCAGATTTTGGTCTCCCTGTGGATGATCAAGCATGCTGTTGGTGGCTAAAGCTTCCGTGCAATGATTTAACtggcaaaaagaaaagtggaGGTTTATAA
- the LOC8259442 gene encoding probable LRR receptor-like serine/threonine-protein kinase At1g56140 isoform X1, with protein MEVLSCSFFLVLVLLQVVSAQPATDSNEVAALDKMIDYWNLRSKLNITNDPCIQNATWANENANPRVACDCTGSICHITHLKIYALDIVGEIPSELFVLQKLMDLNLGQNVLNGSIPPEIGQLSNMQYLSLGINNLTGQVPPELGNLTKLLSLSFSSNNFFGPLPTELGNLTSLQQLYIDSSGVSGSIPQEVKQLKSLQILWASDNRFTGKLPEFFGALTALKVLRLQGTLLEGPIPSSFSALNNLEDLRIGDLNGEDSSLEFLKDQRNLSVLILRNCLISGEIPERLGTFTKLKQLDLSFNKLTGQIPTSFQDLASLQFLYLESNTLSGELPANIIGPQLIALDVSFNPLSGNLPQNFAKAGSSMLVVGTSINANGLQESKVSGMLRCLQADLKCSNKVPSYSFSIKCGGTSQTSASGVEYDDDSELLGAASLHTSSDSMWAVSNVGNFISNPAPTYIKQTDSQIAETLESELYKTARISASSLRYYGLGLKNGRYSIELHFAEIGMDDVSQSWKGLGRRIFDVYIQGGRVLQDFNLQNEAGGSKRALVKTFEANVTNSIMDIHFFWAGKGTCCIPQQSTYGPLVSAIHVSQVSDSTDSSNRDKKHVGKLVGIAVGCATGLVIISSVFYIWWTKDSTRHLQIQRDPLKKY; from the exons ATGGAGGTTTTGAGctgctctttctttcttgttttggtGCTTCTTCAAGTTGTCTCTGCACAGCCTGCAACTGATAGTAATGAAG TGGCTGCATTAGACAAGATGATAGATTACTGGAATTTGAGAAGCAAATTGAATATTACTAATGATCCTTGTATCCAGAATGCAACATGGGCTAATGAAAATGCCAATCCTAGAGTTGCTTGCGACTGCACAGGCAGCATATGCCACATCACTCACTT AAAGATATATGCTTTGGACATTGTTGGTGAGATACCTAGTGAACTGTTTGTGCTTCAGAAGCTAATGGATTT GAATCTGGGTCAAAATGTATTAAACGGGTCTATTCCGCCTGAGATTGGGCAGTTATCGAATATGCAATACCT TAGCCTAGGTATCAACAATCTGACAGGTCAAGTGCCTCCAGAGCTTGGAAATCTTACCAAGTTGCTTTCTCT AAGTTTTAGCTCTAACAATTTCTTTGGACCATTACCTACAGAACTTGGGAACTTGACCTCCTTACAACAGTT GTATATTGATAGCAGTGGAGTAAGTGGTTCGATTCCACAAGAAGTTAAACAACTGAAATCCCTGCAGATTCT CTGGGCATCTGATAATCGCTTCACTGGAAAGCTTCCAGAATTTTTTGGGGCTCTTACAGCACTCAAAGTCCT GCGACTTCAAGGTACATTGCTTGAAGGTCCAATACCAAGCAGTTTCAGTGCTCTTAACAATCTGGAAGACCT GAGAATTGGTGATCTTAATGGTGAAGATTCTTCTCTCGAGTTTTTGAAAGACCAAAGAAATCTATCTGTACT GATTTTAAGGAACTGTCTAATTTCTGGAGAAATTCCAGAAAGACTTGGCACATTTACTAAGCTGAAGCAACT GGACTTGAGTTTCAACAAGTTGACAGGTCAAATCCCAACCTCATTCCAAGATTTGGCTTCCTTGCAATTTCT GTATCTCGAAAGCAACACCTTGAGTGGGGAGCTACCTGCAAATATCATTGGTCCACAGCTAATTGCACT AGATGTCTCATTCAATCCCCTTTCTGGAAACTTACCGCAAAACTTTGCCAAAGCTGGATCATCCAT GCTTGTTGTTGGAACTTCTATTAACGCGAATGGTTTACAGGAGAG CAAGGTTTCTGGGATGTTGCGCTGCCTTCAAGCTGACTTAAAATGCAGCAATAAAGTTCCATCCT ATTCATTTTCTATCAAGTGTGGAGGCACAAGCCAAACATCTGCATCTGGTGTTGAATATGATGATGATTCTGAACTACTTGGAGCTGCCTCACTACATACAAGCTCCGACAGTATGTGGGCTGTGAGCAATGTTGGGAATTTCATCTCGAACCCTGCACCGACGTACATAAAGCAGACAGATTCTCAAATCGCAGAGACATTAGAGTCTGAGCTGTATAAGACAGCAAGGATTTCGGCAAGCTCGCTCAGATACTATGGTCTTGGATTAAAGAACGGGAGATACAGCATTGAGCTTCACTTTGCAGAGATCGGAATGGATGATGTCTCTCAGTCTTGGAAAGGCCTTGGAAGGCGCATATTTGATGTTTACATTCAG GGAGGGAGAGTTCTTCAGGACTTCAATCTTCAAAACGAAGCAGGCGGATCCAAAAGAGCATTGGTTAAAACCTTTGAGGCAAATGTGACAAACAGTATTATGGATATTCACTTCTTTTGGGCTGGGAAAGGAACATGCTGCATACCACAACAAAGCACATATGGACCTTTAGTCTCAGCCATTCATGTTTCTCAAG TTTCTGATAGTACAGACTCTTCCAACCGTGACAAGAAGCATGTAGGAAAACTCGTAGGAATAGCAGTAGGTTGTGCAACTGGACTAGTAATCATCTCTTCTGTATTTTATATATGGTGGACAAAAGATTCAACCAGACACCTCCAAATACAAAGAGACCCACTTAAGAAATACTAA
- the LOC8259444 gene encoding glycosyltransferase BC10, giving the protein MLSPTPLFCTLLLCLPLAIVITNTITIINTTPTATIRNRRSLESPVTVLLQKTQSTTHHRQKLIIQTIISLASKKPPSPPPPPQDDQSLLRSASRVNPRPLLPKKIAFLFLTTTPLHFAPLWELYFDHTPKQLFNIYIHADPSHDYDPPFSGVFFNRVIPSQPSQRYSPTLISAARRLLAHALLHDPANAMKSFIEILKNEEWMYERWAARGPDAMLPEVKLEEFRIGSQFWVLTRKHARLVVNEQRIWAKFNRTCVVRHSCYPEENYFPTLIHMKDPRGTVSASLTHVNWTGRYDGHPRMYEASEVGPELITTIRRSRPRYGYDGINGSDLPVTRQNDPLLFARKFSPESIEPLLNLAKEIILKD; this is encoded by the exons atgcTTTCTCCAACTCCGCTTTTCTGTACTTTACTCCTTTGCCTGCCTTTAGCCATTGTCATCACTAACACCATCACCATAATCAACACCACCCCAACAGCCACCATCAGGAATCGTCGTTCTCTTGAAAGCCCAGTTACAGTTCTATTACAGAAAACTCAATCCACCACCCACCACCGCCAAAAACTCATCATTCAAACCATAATTTCGCTTGCATCAAAAAAGCCACCTTcgccaccaccaccaccacaaGATGACCAATCACTTCTCAGATCAGCATCCAGAGTAAATCCAAGACCTTTGCTTCCGAAGAAAATAGCCTTCTTGTTTCTCACTACAACTCCACTTCACTTCGCTCCACTTTGGGAACTATACTTTGACCATACCCCAAAACAATTGTTTAACATCTATATCCATGCAGACCCAAGTCACGACTACGACCCGCCGTTTTCTGGTGTGTTCTTCAACCGTGTTATCCCTTCACAACCCTCTCAACGCTATTCCCCCACTCTCATCTCAGCGGCGCGTCGTTTACTCGCCCACGCGCTTTTGCATGACCCTGCCAATGCCAT GAAAAGCTTTATCGAGATATTGAAAAATGAGGAATGGATGTACGAAAGGTGGGCGGCGCGTGGACCAGATGCGATGTTGCCGGAGGTGAAGCTGGAAGAGTTCCGAATAGGGTCGCAGTTTTGGGTGTTGACACGTAAGCATGCGAGGCTTGTCGTCAATGAACAGAGGATTTGGGCAAAGTTTAATCGAACGTGCGTGGTGAGGCACTCGTGCTATCCAGAAGAAAATTACTTTCCTACCCTTATCCACATGAAGGACCCACGTGGCACCGTGTCTGCTTCCCTGACGCACGTGAATTGGACAGGTAGATATGACGGTCACCCTCGTATGTACGAAGCGAGTGAAGTGGGACCAGAGTTGATCACGACCATAAGGAGAAGTAGGCCTAGGTATGGCTACGACGGAATCAACGGCTCAGATTTGCCTGTGACGCGACAAAATGATCCGTTGTTGTTTGCGAGGAAATTCTCTCCTGAATCAATCGAGCCGTTGTTAAATTTAGCTAAGGAGATAATCTTAAAAGATTAG
- the LOC8259442 gene encoding probable LRR receptor-like serine/threonine-protein kinase At1g56140 isoform X2, whose translation MEVLSCSFFLVLVLLQVVSAQPATDSNEVAALDKMIDYWNLRSKLNITNDPCIQNATWANENANPRVACDCTGSICHITHLKIYALDIVGEIPSELFVLQKLMDLNLGQNVLNGSIPPEIGQLSNMQYLSLGINNLTGQVPPELGNLTKLLSLSFSSNNFFGPLPTELGNLTSLQQLYIDSSGVSGSIPQEVKQLKSLQILWASDNRFTGKLPEFFGALTALKVLRLQGTLLEGPIPSSFSALNNLEDLRIGDLNGEDSSLEFLKDQRNLSVLILRNCLISGEIPERLGTFTKLKQLDLSFNKLTGQIPTSFQDLASLQFLYLESNTLSGELPANIIGPQLIALDVSFNPLSGNLPQNFAKAGSSIKVSGMLRCLQADLKCSNKVPSYSFSIKCGGTSQTSASGVEYDDDSELLGAASLHTSSDSMWAVSNVGNFISNPAPTYIKQTDSQIAETLESELYKTARISASSLRYYGLGLKNGRYSIELHFAEIGMDDVSQSWKGLGRRIFDVYIQGGRVLQDFNLQNEAGGSKRALVKTFEANVTNSIMDIHFFWAGKGTCCIPQQSTYGPLVSAIHVSQVSDSTDSSNRDKKHVGKLVGIAVGCATGLVIISSVFYIWWTKDSTRHLQIQRDPLKKY comes from the exons ATGGAGGTTTTGAGctgctctttctttcttgttttggtGCTTCTTCAAGTTGTCTCTGCACAGCCTGCAACTGATAGTAATGAAG TGGCTGCATTAGACAAGATGATAGATTACTGGAATTTGAGAAGCAAATTGAATATTACTAATGATCCTTGTATCCAGAATGCAACATGGGCTAATGAAAATGCCAATCCTAGAGTTGCTTGCGACTGCACAGGCAGCATATGCCACATCACTCACTT AAAGATATATGCTTTGGACATTGTTGGTGAGATACCTAGTGAACTGTTTGTGCTTCAGAAGCTAATGGATTT GAATCTGGGTCAAAATGTATTAAACGGGTCTATTCCGCCTGAGATTGGGCAGTTATCGAATATGCAATACCT TAGCCTAGGTATCAACAATCTGACAGGTCAAGTGCCTCCAGAGCTTGGAAATCTTACCAAGTTGCTTTCTCT AAGTTTTAGCTCTAACAATTTCTTTGGACCATTACCTACAGAACTTGGGAACTTGACCTCCTTACAACAGTT GTATATTGATAGCAGTGGAGTAAGTGGTTCGATTCCACAAGAAGTTAAACAACTGAAATCCCTGCAGATTCT CTGGGCATCTGATAATCGCTTCACTGGAAAGCTTCCAGAATTTTTTGGGGCTCTTACAGCACTCAAAGTCCT GCGACTTCAAGGTACATTGCTTGAAGGTCCAATACCAAGCAGTTTCAGTGCTCTTAACAATCTGGAAGACCT GAGAATTGGTGATCTTAATGGTGAAGATTCTTCTCTCGAGTTTTTGAAAGACCAAAGAAATCTATCTGTACT GATTTTAAGGAACTGTCTAATTTCTGGAGAAATTCCAGAAAGACTTGGCACATTTACTAAGCTGAAGCAACT GGACTTGAGTTTCAACAAGTTGACAGGTCAAATCCCAACCTCATTCCAAGATTTGGCTTCCTTGCAATTTCT GTATCTCGAAAGCAACACCTTGAGTGGGGAGCTACCTGCAAATATCATTGGTCCACAGCTAATTGCACT AGATGTCTCATTCAATCCCCTTTCTGGAAACTTACCGCAAAACTTTGCCAAAGCTGGATCATCCAT CAAGGTTTCTGGGATGTTGCGCTGCCTTCAAGCTGACTTAAAATGCAGCAATAAAGTTCCATCCT ATTCATTTTCTATCAAGTGTGGAGGCACAAGCCAAACATCTGCATCTGGTGTTGAATATGATGATGATTCTGAACTACTTGGAGCTGCCTCACTACATACAAGCTCCGACAGTATGTGGGCTGTGAGCAATGTTGGGAATTTCATCTCGAACCCTGCACCGACGTACATAAAGCAGACAGATTCTCAAATCGCAGAGACATTAGAGTCTGAGCTGTATAAGACAGCAAGGATTTCGGCAAGCTCGCTCAGATACTATGGTCTTGGATTAAAGAACGGGAGATACAGCATTGAGCTTCACTTTGCAGAGATCGGAATGGATGATGTCTCTCAGTCTTGGAAAGGCCTTGGAAGGCGCATATTTGATGTTTACATTCAG GGAGGGAGAGTTCTTCAGGACTTCAATCTTCAAAACGAAGCAGGCGGATCCAAAAGAGCATTGGTTAAAACCTTTGAGGCAAATGTGACAAACAGTATTATGGATATTCACTTCTTTTGGGCTGGGAAAGGAACATGCTGCATACCACAACAAAGCACATATGGACCTTTAGTCTCAGCCATTCATGTTTCTCAAG TTTCTGATAGTACAGACTCTTCCAACCGTGACAAGAAGCATGTAGGAAAACTCGTAGGAATAGCAGTAGGTTGTGCAACTGGACTAGTAATCATCTCTTCTGTATTTTATATATGGTGGACAAAAGATTCAACCAGACACCTCCAAATACAAAGAGACCCACTTAAGAAATACTAA
- the LOC8259441 gene encoding uncharacterized protein LOC8259441, translated as MSIANRRYTYIHDCKLPSKAINTHHIIVRKSRRIVCLLGFVLLTNTSFLFLFKDISITILLWSSFFINAILVKLMFLMPVVKESVIVMPAFGVQLETHYMSGRIDRLFVPIGKILKPVLLECITPVHCYWSLSLILHGETELMLVFRELRPPVKMLVPIWKALCSASDSKENWDTSTEDG; from the exons ATGTCCATTGCTAATCGCAGATATACTTACATACATGATTGTAAATTGCCTTCTAAAGCCATTAACACGCACCACATTATAGTTCGAAAGAGCAGACGGATTGTATGTCTCTTGGGTTTTGTTCTTTTAACAAACACTTCATTTCTGTTTCTATTCAAG GATATATCAATCACCATTCTCTTATGgagttctttttttataaatgcaATCCTTGTCAAATTAATGTTTTTGATGCCTGTTGTTAAAG AGTCTGTAATCGTAATGCCAGCTTTTGGAGTCCAACTTGAAACACACTATATGAG TGGAAGAATTGATCGCCTCTTTGTTCCAATTGGCAAGATTCTGAAACCTGTGCTGCTAGAATGCATTACTCCAGTTCATTGTTACTGGAGCCTGTCTTTGATTTTGCATGGGGAGACAGAACTAATGTTGGTTTTCAGG GAATTACGGCCTCCTGTCAAGATGCTGGTACCTATCTGGAAGGCATTGTGCAGTGCCTCTGACAGCAAAGAAAACTGGGACACATCTACAGAAGATGGCTAA
- the LOC125368568 gene encoding auxin-responsive protein IAA29, translating to MELQLGLSLSTNNFESKGMMGFKLWRNDECLLDKKKRSFEDAFVKNTNYNKGKETSLPLLSWSGQPNDEDDDEQRKRKRLSCPIDENDGVVAEEEEQVVGWPPIKSWRKKLLHHQQHGGRPTVKNRVAAAASAGNENNQMNGGSNYKYVKVKMEGVAIARKIDLRLFHSYQTLTNFLISMFGKCEKGDDDSTTNYTLTYQDKDGDWLLAGDVPWQTFMESVQRLELVRNGG from the exons ATGGAGCTTCAGCTGGGTCTTTCCCTCTCAACAAATAATTTCGAGTCAAAAGGGATGATGGGCTTCAAATTATGGAGAAATGACGAATGCTTATTGGACAAAAAGAAACGTAGCTTCGAAGATGCCTTTGTGAAGAACACTAATTATAACAAGGGAAAAGAAACTAGTCTCCCTTTGCTTTCATGGAGTGGTCAGCCTAATGACGAAGATGATGATGAGCAGAGGAAAAGGAAGAGACTTTCCTGCCCTATTGATGA GAATGATGGAGTAGTAGCAGAGGAAGAAGAACAAGTAGTGGGGTGGCCACCCATTAAATCATGGAGAAAGAAACTGCTGCACCACCAGCAACATGGTGGCCGTCCTACTGTCAAGAATCGagttgctgctgctgcaaGTGCTGGAAATGAAAATAATCAGATGAATGGCGGGTCAAATTACAAATATGTCAAGGTGAAGATGGAAGGAGTTGCAATAGCAAGAAAGATTGATCTGAGGCTTTTCCATTCTTATCAAACACTTACAAACTTCTTGATCAGTATGTTTGGTAAATGTGAGAAAGGAGATGATGATAGCACTACAAATTATACTCTGACATACCAAGATAAAGATGGAGACTGGCTACTTGCAGGAGATGTTCCGTGGCA GACTTTCATGGAATCAGTGCAGCGTCTGGAGTTAGTGAGGAATGGAGGGTGA